The following are encoded together in the Micromonospora lupini genome:
- a CDS encoding phytoene desaturase family protein, which yields MTRSGSRGGGVDVVVVGAGPNGLAAALVLAGAGLQVEMYEANATVGGGARTQELTLPGFHHDVCSAVHPMALASPFFRAFDLPTRGVHLRQPEVAYAHPLDGGRAGIAWRDLDRTVAGLGADGRAWRSLLGPLAEHWSELAGTALSDMRRPPAHPGTAVRLALRVLDQAAPWWRARFAGDVAPAMLTGVNAHAIAPARGVAATAVGLVLAALAHAVGWPIPEGGSQRISDALANELRRRGGRIHIDHRVECLAELPPARAVLLDVAPANLLRLAAGRLPARYARALRAFRRGGAACKVDFALAGPVPWAAPECAQAGTLHLVGSSTEAVAAEAAVVAGRHADRPYVLAVQPGVVDPGRAPAGRHVLWTYAHVPNGSTRDVREQVTAQVERFAPGFRDLILAEHVIRADRQEAYNPNNLGGDISGGATTVRQMVARPVARWDPYRTPLPGVYLCSASTPPGQAVHGMCGVHAARRALRDRFGIRTDPLALVAGTPAG from the coding sequence GTGACCAGGAGCGGAAGCAGGGGCGGCGGCGTTGACGTGGTGGTCGTCGGCGCCGGCCCCAACGGGCTCGCCGCGGCACTGGTGCTGGCGGGGGCCGGGCTCCAGGTCGAGATGTACGAGGCCAACGCCACGGTGGGCGGCGGTGCCCGTACTCAGGAGTTGACCTTGCCGGGCTTCCACCACGATGTCTGCTCGGCGGTGCACCCGATGGCGCTCGCGTCACCGTTCTTTCGGGCCTTCGACCTGCCCACGCGCGGTGTGCACCTGCGTCAGCCCGAGGTCGCGTACGCCCACCCGCTGGACGGCGGTCGCGCCGGGATCGCCTGGCGGGACCTCGACCGGACCGTTGCCGGCCTGGGGGCCGACGGCCGGGCGTGGCGGTCGCTGCTCGGCCCGCTGGCCGAGCACTGGTCGGAGTTGGCCGGTACCGCGCTGAGCGACATGCGCCGTCCTCCCGCGCATCCGGGCACCGCTGTCCGGCTGGCGCTGCGGGTGCTGGACCAGGCGGCGCCCTGGTGGCGGGCCCGCTTCGCGGGGGACGTGGCACCCGCGATGCTCACCGGGGTCAACGCGCACGCCATCGCCCCGGCCCGCGGTGTGGCCGCCACCGCCGTCGGCCTGGTTCTCGCTGCGCTGGCCCACGCGGTTGGTTGGCCCATTCCGGAGGGCGGTAGCCAGCGCATCAGCGACGCGCTCGCCAACGAACTGCGTCGCCGTGGTGGCCGGATCCACATCGACCACCGAGTCGAGTGCCTTGCGGAGCTGCCACCGGCCCGGGCCGTGCTGTTGGACGTGGCGCCGGCAAACCTGCTGCGGCTTGCCGCCGGTCGCCTTCCCGCACGCTACGCCCGCGCACTGCGCGCTTTTCGGCGTGGTGGCGCGGCCTGCAAGGTGGATTTCGCGTTGGCCGGACCGGTGCCCTGGGCGGCGCCCGAATGCGCCCAGGCCGGCACGCTGCACCTGGTCGGCTCGTCCACGGAGGCGGTGGCCGCGGAGGCGGCGGTGGTGGCCGGGCGGCACGCGGACCGACCGTACGTGCTTGCCGTCCAACCCGGCGTCGTCGACCCGGGACGAGCGCCCGCCGGGCGGCACGTCCTCTGGACGTACGCGCACGTGCCCAACGGCTCCACCCGCGACGTCCGGGAGCAGGTCACGGCACAGGTTGAGCGGTTCGCGCCCGGGTTCCGCGACCTGATCCTCGCCGAGCACGTCATTCGTGCCGACCGGCAGGAGGCGTACAACCCCAACAACCTCGGTGGCGACATCTCCGGCGGGGCGACCACAGTCCGGCAGATGGTCGCCCGACCGGTGGCCCGCTGGGACCCGTACCGGACACCGCTGCCCGGGGTGTACCTGTGCTCGGCCTCCACTCCGCCGGGGCAGGCGGTGCACGGCATGTGCGGTGTGCACGCGGCACGCCGGGCGTTGCGTGACCGTTTCGGCATCCGCACCGACCCGCTGGCACTGGTGGCCGGTACGCCTGCCGGGTAG
- a CDS encoding lectin, giving the protein MTRRRPILGSLATAAVLVATVGVTALTGGLRTTASAADMAPAAATAGCGKAPTLTSGQRSIQSSGQNRSFILRIPDNYDRNHPYRLIFGFHWNGGTMNDVDGGGSDGAAWSYYGLRQQANNSTIFVAPQGNGNGWANPGGQDVTFVDNMISLIEADLCVDTTQLFALGFSYGGGMSYSLACSRAGVFRAVAVYSGGQLSGCGGGTQPIAYMGIHGIGDPVLNISAGRSLRDTFVRNNGCTAQSPPEPRAGSLTHITTTYSGCRSGYPVVWAAFDGGHTPGPVDGGGDSGARTWTKGEVWRFFTQFGSTDPTPSPTVSPTASPTTPPPGGTSALRNGTSGRCLDVNGAAQTNGTAAIIWDCHGQSNQSWTSTAAGELRVFGGKCLDVNGASTANGSSVIIWDCNGQSNQRWRFNADGSITGVGSGRCLDVVGNGTANGTRVQIWDCNGGANQRWSRS; this is encoded by the coding sequence ATGACAAGACGTAGACCCATCCTTGGTTCACTCGCGACGGCGGCGGTTCTCGTCGCGACAGTGGGCGTGACGGCGCTGACCGGTGGTCTGCGCACCACCGCGTCGGCCGCGGACATGGCACCGGCCGCAGCGACCGCCGGGTGCGGCAAGGCGCCCACGTTGACGAGCGGTCAACGGTCCATCCAGAGCAGCGGCCAGAACCGTAGCTTCATCCTGCGGATCCCGGACAACTACGACCGGAACCATCCGTACCGGTTGATCTTCGGATTCCACTGGAACGGCGGCACGATGAACGACGTCGACGGCGGCGGATCCGACGGCGCGGCCTGGTCCTACTACGGGCTGCGGCAGCAGGCGAACAACAGCACCATTTTCGTCGCCCCCCAGGGCAACGGCAACGGCTGGGCCAACCCCGGCGGCCAGGACGTCACATTCGTCGACAACATGATCAGCCTGATCGAGGCGGACCTGTGTGTCGACACGACGCAGCTCTTCGCGCTCGGCTTCAGTTACGGCGGAGGCATGAGCTATTCACTTGCCTGCTCCCGGGCCGGTGTCTTCCGCGCCGTCGCCGTCTACTCCGGCGGGCAGCTCAGCGGGTGCGGCGGCGGCACCCAGCCGATCGCGTACATGGGCATCCACGGCATCGGGGACCCCGTGCTCAACATCTCGGCCGGGCGGTCCCTGCGGGACACGTTCGTACGGAACAACGGGTGCACCGCGCAGAGCCCGCCCGAGCCGCGAGCGGGCAGCCTGACCCACATCACCACCACCTACTCCGGCTGCCGGTCCGGCTATCCGGTGGTGTGGGCCGCCTTCGACGGCGGACACACCCCCGGCCCGGTGGACGGCGGTGGGGACAGCGGCGCCAGGACCTGGACCAAGGGCGAGGTGTGGAGGTTCTTCACCCAGTTCGGCAGCACCGACCCCACGCCGAGCCCGACAGTGTCGCCGACCGCGAGCCCGACCACCCCGCCCCCGGGTGGCACGTCGGCCCTGCGCAACGGGACCTCCGGCCGGTGCCTGGACGTCAACGGCGCCGCGCAGACCAATGGCACGGCGGCGATCATCTGGGACTGCCACGGCCAGAGCAACCAGAGCTGGACCTCGACCGCGGCCGGGGAGCTGCGCGTCTTCGGCGGCAAGTGCCTGGACGTCAACGGCGCCAGCACCGCGAACGGCAGCTCGGTGATCATTTGGGACTGCAACGGCCAGTCCAACCAGCGGTGGCGGTTCAACGCCGACGGCTCGATCACAGGCGTCGGTTCGGGCCGGTGCCTGGACGTGGTCGGCAACGGTACGGCCAACGGCACGCGCGTCCAGATCTGGGACTGCAACGGCGGGGCCAACCAACGATGGAGCCGAAGCTGA
- a CDS encoding SdpA family antimicrobial peptide system protein yields MALVLLMLAVSIFFSFPSNVLSSRDGGPLRSFSSRLLPQSWGFFTKPPSDPEFVPYRVGPNGTLEFASLLPNSQRSNMYGLSRRQRAQGPELASLANQVQEWSDCADDTDCLTNVAGRDNPRPVTNFSPVATLCGKVLLVETKPVPWAFRDDYDGWRLDVRAALVNADCS; encoded by the coding sequence ATGGCGCTCGTACTCCTCATGCTCGCGGTCTCGATCTTCTTCTCGTTCCCCAGCAATGTGCTCTCGTCCCGTGACGGGGGCCCACTGCGGTCATTCTCGTCTCGCCTGCTGCCCCAGAGTTGGGGTTTCTTCACCAAGCCCCCCAGCGACCCGGAGTTCGTTCCGTACCGGGTGGGTCCGAATGGGACGCTCGAATTCGCCTCGCTGCTCCCGAATTCACAAAGGAGCAACATGTACGGACTGAGCCGTCGGCAACGCGCCCAGGGACCCGAGTTGGCCAGCCTGGCGAACCAGGTTCAGGAATGGAGCGACTGTGCTGACGACACGGATTGCCTCACGAATGTCGCCGGGCGGGACAATCCGCGCCCGGTGACGAATTTCTCCCCCGTCGCCACCCTCTGCGGGAAGGTGCTTCTGGTGGAGACGAAGCCGGTGCCCTGGGCGTTCCGGGACGACTACGACGGCTGGCGGCTCGATGTGCGGGCCGCACTTGTGAACGCGGACTGCTCATGA
- a CDS encoding ricin-type beta-trefoil lectin domain protein — protein sequence MFDRESHRRSAGEGGPRRRSWRSTWRPRRLAASAAGAVVLAAAVLTGFASPAQAATAITINGGSGGRALDGIGAVSGGGGNSRLLIDYPEPQRSDILDYLFKPGRGAAMQLLKTEIGGDTNSTSGAEPSHEHTRGSINCNRGYEWWLMEQARSRNANIALAGLAWGAPGWIGNRNFWSTDSIDYLVAWLDCAATHGLTINYLGGWNEKGYNATWYKNLRSALNSHGYSSVKIVASDDFGWGAADESLRDPAFANAVQVFGSHYVCGYRSAQTSCPSSGNAVSTGKQLWASENGSDDYNAGAQALARGINRGYIDGKMTGYINWPAIAAITPNIPWATTGVAVAQQPWSGAYSIGKNTWVMAQTTQFTAPGWRYLDSSSGYLGGNRNNGSYVSLKSTNNSDYSTIIETIDAGSAQTLDFTVTGGLSTGAVHVWSTNVRSNNTADHFVRGSDITPSGGRFSLTVQPGYVYSITTTTGQGKSTATSPAAGNLQLPYSDTFDSYAVGREAKYLMDQQGSFEIAGCAAGRAGQCVRQMSEQTPIFWTSGQAEPYTLLGDLSWRNYTVSSDVLLEKSGYAQLIGRANTYNHQGPQNLNGYYFRVTDGGAWSIRSNNTSGNWRTLASGNTSALGTGRWHSLSLTLNGSTLSASIDGNTVGTVSDSTWVAGQIGYGTGQGVTAQFDNLSITPVGSSGNPGATTAIRGAGSNRCLDVNGASQADGSVVQIWDCNSGANQQWTLTSSNQLTVYGNKCLDVAATAAGSRARIVTCNGGGGQQWRVNADGTITGVASGLCLDVNGAGTANGTAVQIWTCTGGSNQQWIRG from the coding sequence ATGTTCGACAGAGAGAGTCATCGGCGCAGCGCTGGCGAGGGCGGCCCACGCCGCCGGTCATGGCGGAGCACGTGGCGTCCACGTCGGTTGGCCGCTTCGGCGGCAGGGGCGGTGGTGCTTGCGGCAGCCGTGCTGACCGGGTTCGCCTCCCCCGCCCAGGCGGCGACCGCCATCACGATCAACGGCGGATCCGGCGGACGGGCGCTCGACGGGATCGGCGCGGTAAGTGGTGGTGGCGGCAACAGCAGGTTGCTTATCGACTACCCGGAACCCCAGCGCAGCGACATCCTGGACTACCTGTTCAAGCCCGGCCGCGGCGCCGCCATGCAGCTGCTGAAGACGGAGATCGGCGGGGACACCAACTCCACCTCCGGCGCGGAGCCCAGCCACGAACACACCCGGGGCAGCATCAACTGCAACCGGGGCTACGAGTGGTGGCTGATGGAGCAGGCGAGGTCGCGCAACGCCAACATCGCCCTGGCCGGCCTGGCCTGGGGAGCGCCGGGCTGGATCGGGAACCGCAACTTCTGGTCCACCGACTCGATCGACTACCTGGTGGCCTGGCTGGACTGCGCGGCCACCCACGGGCTGACCATCAACTACCTCGGCGGGTGGAACGAGAAGGGCTACAACGCCACCTGGTACAAGAACCTGCGCTCGGCCCTCAACTCCCACGGTTACAGCAGCGTGAAGATCGTCGCCTCGGACGACTTCGGCTGGGGCGCGGCGGACGAATCGCTGCGCGACCCGGCGTTCGCCAACGCCGTACAGGTCTTCGGCAGCCACTACGTCTGCGGTTACCGCAGCGCCCAGACCAGCTGCCCCAGCTCCGGCAACGCGGTGTCCACAGGCAAGCAGCTCTGGGCCAGCGAGAACGGCTCCGACGACTACAACGCCGGCGCGCAGGCCCTCGCCCGGGGCATCAACCGTGGCTACATCGACGGCAAGATGACCGGCTACATCAACTGGCCCGCCATCGCCGCGATCACCCCCAACATCCCCTGGGCCACCACTGGCGTGGCGGTGGCCCAGCAGCCCTGGTCCGGTGCCTACTCCATCGGCAAGAACACCTGGGTGATGGCGCAGACCACCCAGTTCACCGCCCCGGGCTGGCGCTACCTCGACTCCTCGAGCGGCTACCTCGGCGGCAACCGCAACAACGGCAGCTACGTCTCGCTGAAATCCACGAACAACAGCGACTACAGCACCATCATCGAGACGATTGACGCCGGCTCCGCGCAGACCCTCGACTTCACAGTCACCGGAGGGTTGTCCACAGGCGCCGTGCACGTCTGGTCGACGAACGTCCGGTCGAACAACACCGCCGACCACTTCGTCCGGGGCAGCGACATCACGCCGAGCGGCGGGCGCTTCTCGCTCACCGTCCAGCCCGGCTACGTCTACAGCATCACCACCACCACCGGCCAGGGTAAGAGCACGGCGACCAGCCCGGCCGCGGGCAACCTGCAACTGCCGTACAGCGACACCTTCGACAGCTACGCCGTCGGGCGCGAGGCGAAGTACCTGATGGACCAGCAGGGCTCGTTCGAGATCGCCGGCTGCGCGGCTGGTCGCGCTGGCCAGTGTGTACGCCAGATGTCGGAGCAGACGCCGATCTTCTGGACGTCTGGACAGGCCGAGCCGTACACCCTGTTGGGCGACCTGTCGTGGCGCAACTACACGGTCTCCTCGGACGTGCTGCTGGAGAAGTCGGGCTACGCGCAGCTCATCGGACGCGCCAACACGTACAACCACCAGGGGCCGCAGAACCTCAACGGCTACTACTTCCGGGTGACCGACGGTGGCGCGTGGTCCATCCGGAGCAACAACACAAGCGGCAACTGGCGCACGCTGGCCAGCGGAAACACCTCGGCGCTCGGCACCGGCCGCTGGCACAGTCTGTCGCTGACGCTCAACGGGAGCACGCTCAGCGCGTCCATCGACGGCAACACCGTCGGTACGGTCTCCGACTCGACCTGGGTCGCCGGCCAGATCGGGTACGGCACGGGTCAGGGAGTCACCGCCCAGTTCGACAACCTCAGCATCACGCCTGTCGGCAGCTCAGGGAATCCGGGTGCGACCACGGCGATCCGTGGCGCCGGCTCGAACCGGTGCCTGGACGTCAACGGCGCCAGCCAGGCCGACGGCTCGGTCGTGCAGATCTGGGACTGCAACAGCGGCGCCAACCAGCAGTGGACGCTGACCTCGAGCAACCAGCTGACCGTCTACGGCAACAAGTGCCTCGACGTGGCGGCTACCGCAGCGGGAAGCCGCGCGCGGATCGTGACCTGCAACGGCGGTGGTGGCCAGCAGTGGCGGGTCAACGCCGACGGCACGATCACCGGGGTCGCGTCGGGGCTCTGCCTGGACGTCAACGGTGCGGGCACCGCAAACGGCACCGCCGTCCAGATCTGGACCTGCACCGGTGGCAGCAACCAGCAGTGGATCCGCGGCTGA
- a CDS encoding YbaB/EbfC family nucleoid-associated protein, translating into MAQFPSGDFDAATERFVASWSAGISERAARAQELSERVAAMSATAEGADGAVRVTVAASGAMTDLRLDNRVLGWRADEIATEVLAVMRRAQGQLAPQVAEAAAETVGADSETARAVVGSYESRFPEVTEEDEPGYAGWGDRGR; encoded by the coding sequence ATGGCGCAGTTTCCCAGCGGTGATTTCGACGCGGCGACCGAGCGGTTCGTCGCCTCCTGGTCGGCGGGCATCTCCGAGCGGGCCGCCCGGGCACAGGAGTTGTCCGAGCGGGTGGCGGCGATGTCGGCGACAGCCGAGGGCGCGGACGGCGCGGTCCGGGTGACAGTCGCCGCGTCCGGGGCCATGACCGACCTCCGACTCGACAATCGGGTACTCGGCTGGCGGGCGGACGAGATCGCCACCGAGGTGCTGGCGGTGATGCGCCGGGCGCAGGGACAGTTGGCACCGCAGGTGGCGGAAGCCGCCGCGGAGACCGTCGGCGCCGACTCCGAGACCGCCCGCGCCGTCGTCGGCAGCTACGAGTCGCGCTTCCCCGAGGTGACCGAGGAGGACGAGCCGGGGTACGCCGGATGGGGTGACCGTGGGCGCTGA
- a CDS encoding sporulation-delaying protein SdpB family protein, with protein MSAIRERLARAIYAFPAESRLLGAGRTLIALAQASVLLFTPAAYLFVPVGGEEVAVDCAGLPEQLSVYCLADDSQRQLVTWCLLGMLLVVASGLLPRFTSLLHLWVSLSIHNSISLPDGGEAVAMVATLFLVLACANDRRVWHWQRPRVRASASILQGVAWAGLWGLRLQMAYVYLNSAVAKLSVAPWQEGTATYYVARMENFGAAGLFADLVIWSTGTALLAVATTWGSILAEATLAVFLVRRNVLQVCALAISVALHVSIMIQLGIVSFALIMIGAVLCATSRGVATVADRLLTNRRAARIRDSRVTRDRDPHEDSLIAVTPRSGSDERGLTEVGL; from the coding sequence ATGAGCGCGATCAGGGAGCGCCTTGCCCGCGCGATCTACGCATTCCCGGCCGAGTCCCGGCTCCTCGGCGCGGGTCGCACCCTGATCGCCCTGGCCCAGGCGTCGGTTCTCCTCTTCACACCCGCCGCCTATCTCTTTGTGCCGGTGGGCGGTGAGGAGGTGGCAGTCGACTGCGCCGGGTTGCCGGAGCAACTGTCCGTCTACTGCCTGGCCGATGACTCACAGCGGCAGTTGGTGACCTGGTGTCTATTGGGGATGCTCCTGGTGGTGGCCTCCGGACTGCTGCCCCGTTTCACCTCGCTGCTCCACCTCTGGGTCTCGCTGTCGATCCACAATTCGATCTCACTGCCCGACGGCGGCGAAGCGGTGGCCATGGTGGCGACACTCTTCCTTGTGCTCGCCTGCGCGAACGATCGTCGCGTCTGGCACTGGCAACGCCCCCGGGTACGTGCCTCGGCGTCGATCCTGCAAGGTGTCGCCTGGGCCGGCCTGTGGGGGTTGCGGCTGCAAATGGCCTACGTCTACCTCAACAGCGCGGTCGCCAAGCTGTCCGTAGCGCCGTGGCAGGAGGGTACGGCAACGTACTACGTCGCTCGGATGGAGAACTTCGGTGCCGCCGGGCTGTTCGCTGACCTCGTCATCTGGTCGACAGGCACGGCTCTGCTGGCGGTGGCCACCACCTGGGGCAGCATCCTCGCCGAGGCGACACTCGCCGTCTTCCTGGTCAGGCGCAACGTCCTACAGGTGTGTGCGTTGGCGATAAGCGTGGCACTGCATGTCAGCATCATGATCCAGCTCGGCATCGTCAGCTTCGCGCTGATCATGATAGGTGCGGTGCTCTGCGCGACCTCGCGTGGCGTGGCGACGGTGGCCGACCGGTTGCTGACGAACAGGCGGGCGGCACGAATTCGGGATTCCCGCGTGACCAGGGACAGGGACCCGCATGAGGACAGCCTGATCGCCGTTACGCCCCGGTCCGGATCCGACGAGCGCGGACTGACCGAGGTCGGGCTGTGA
- a CDS encoding glycoside hydrolase family 6 protein, translating to MAILSSLRRRSAATSVAAVAGATAVGVCLAVGSASAGTLSGSLYRDPSSAVIRWVAANPGDSRAAVIRDKIASQPQARWFANFNPSTVQSEVSGFVSAANAAQQIPVLSVYEIPNRDCGGASAGGAPDLNQYQTWVSNFARGLGNQTVIIILETDSLALQTCLSSGELNARNQAISTATRTIKSGNSNAKVYLDGGHSTWNSAGETANRLRAAGVQYADGFFTNVSNFNSTSNEANFGRNVISSLNGMGISGKRQVIDTSRNGGASGDWCGDDNSDRRIGPYPTTNTGDANIDAYLWVKPPGEADGCRFTAGSFQPDLAFSLANGAPNPPTTAPPTTAPPTTAPPTTAPPTTAPPTTAPPTTAPPTTAPPTTAPPTTPPPTGNGCSASVVLNQWNGGFTASVTVTAGSAAINGWTVTITLPGGSAITGVWSAQASGTSGTVRFSNVSYNGQVGAGQSTNFGFQGTGTGPAAAICASA from the coding sequence GTGGCTATCCTCTCGTCGCTCCGCCGCAGATCGGCGGCCACAAGCGTGGCCGCCGTCGCGGGCGCCACCGCCGTCGGCGTCTGCCTCGCCGTCGGCAGCGCCTCCGCCGGCACGCTGTCCGGATCGCTCTATCGCGACCCGAGCTCGGCGGTCATCCGCTGGGTCGCCGCCAACCCCGGCGACTCGCGTGCCGCGGTCATCCGCGACAAGATCGCGAGCCAGCCGCAGGCACGCTGGTTCGCCAACTTCAACCCGTCGACTGTGCAGTCCGAGGTCTCCGGATTCGTCAGCGCCGCCAACGCGGCGCAGCAGATCCCGGTGCTGTCGGTGTACGAGATCCCCAACCGGGACTGCGGCGGAGCCAGCGCCGGTGGTGCGCCGGACCTCAACCAGTACCAGACGTGGGTGTCGAACTTCGCCCGCGGGCTGGGCAACCAGACCGTCATCATCATCCTGGAAACCGACTCCCTCGCCCTGCAGACGTGCCTGAGCAGCGGCGAGCTCAACGCCCGTAACCAGGCGATCTCGACTGCCACCCGGACCATCAAGTCGGGTAACTCCAACGCCAAGGTCTACCTCGACGGCGGCCACTCCACCTGGAACAGCGCAGGCGAGACGGCCAATCGGCTTCGGGCGGCAGGCGTGCAGTACGCCGACGGCTTCTTCACGAACGTGTCGAACTTCAACTCCACCTCGAACGAGGCGAACTTCGGCCGGAACGTCATCTCCTCCCTCAACGGCATGGGCATCTCGGGCAAGCGCCAGGTCATCGACACCAGCCGCAACGGCGGCGCCAGCGGGGACTGGTGCGGAGACGACAACTCTGACAGGCGCATCGGCCCGTACCCGACCACCAACACCGGCGACGCCAACATCGACGCGTACCTCTGGGTGAAGCCGCCGGGGGAGGCGGACGGCTGCCGCTTCACTGCCGGTTCGTTCCAGCCCGACCTGGCCTTCAGCCTGGCCAACGGCGCGCCCAATCCGCCGACGACCGCGCCTCCGACGACCGCTCCGCCGACGACCGCGCCTCCGACCACGGCTCCGCCGACGACCGCGCCGCCGACGACCGCTCCGCCGACGACCGCTCCGCCGACGACCGCTCCGCCCACCACCGCTCCGCCCACCACGCCGCCGCCGACCGGTAACGGCTGTTCCGCCTCGGTGGTGCTCAACCAGTGGAACGGTGGATTCACCGCGAGCGTGACTGTCACCGCCGGCTCCGCGGCCATCAACGGCTGGACCGTGACCATCACGCTGCCCGGCGGCAGCGCGATCACCGGCGTGTGGAGCGCCCAGGCCAGCGGCACCAGCGGAACCGTCCGGTTCAGCAACGTGAGCTACAACGGACAGGTAGGCGCCGGCCAGTCGACCAACTTCGGCTTCCAGGGCACCGGCACCGGCCCGGCCGCGGCCATCTGCGCGTCCGCCTGA
- a CDS encoding DUF418 domain-containing protein, protein MHPSLEDPPARNRASSATPPRIVDVDALRAVALLLILVVNIAFFASGHSFHLVPDPAYDSWGDQAVRWLVELLLAMKAYLLFSFLFGYSFTLQLDSAARRDVDFAPRFRRRLVGLFVLGILHAVLLFQGDILTTYALLGLVLLAMRGVGVGTALRAAVLVTGGIGFVLALAAVGGTQLVTDPAAALAEGQRSTEALQGGIGSLIAEHVRQLPAMVGTLLVQGPLAFSAFLFGYAAGRRRLLTDVGGNRQLLRRVQQLGYPIGLAGAVVFASGGGTANLTGLTVGVLTAPLLAAAYAASLLQFFQTDRGRRVAAVLAPAGRMSLSNYLGQSLLCVLVFTGVGLGLAGAVAPPVVVLVAVAIYGVQLAVSGAWMARFRYGPMEWLLRAWTEQRWPRLRAADPV, encoded by the coding sequence GTGCATCCTTCCCTCGAAGACCCGCCCGCCAGGAATCGAGCGTCGTCCGCCACGCCACCACGGATCGTCGACGTCGACGCCCTGCGTGCCGTGGCGCTGCTCCTCATCCTGGTCGTCAACATCGCCTTCTTCGCCTCCGGCCACTCCTTCCACCTGGTTCCCGATCCCGCGTACGACTCGTGGGGCGACCAGGCGGTCCGGTGGCTTGTCGAGCTGCTCCTCGCGATGAAGGCGTACCTGCTCTTCTCCTTCCTGTTCGGCTACAGCTTCACGCTCCAGCTCGATTCCGCCGCACGGCGCGACGTCGACTTCGCCCCACGGTTCCGGCGACGACTGGTCGGCCTCTTCGTGCTCGGCATCCTGCACGCGGTGCTGCTGTTCCAGGGCGACATCCTGACGACGTACGCACTGCTCGGTCTGGTCCTGCTCGCCATGCGGGGAGTCGGTGTCGGGACCGCGCTGCGCGCCGCCGTGCTGGTGACCGGCGGGATCGGCTTCGTCCTCGCGCTCGCCGCAGTCGGCGGTACCCAGCTGGTCACCGACCCGGCGGCGGCGCTTGCCGAAGGGCAGCGCTCCACCGAGGCGCTTCAGGGCGGAATCGGCTCGCTGATCGCCGAGCACGTACGCCAACTGCCGGCGATGGTCGGCACGCTCCTCGTGCAGGGGCCGCTCGCCTTCTCGGCCTTCCTCTTCGGGTACGCGGCGGGGCGTCGTCGGCTGCTCACCGACGTCGGCGGGAACCGGCAGCTCCTGCGCCGGGTGCAGCAGCTGGGCTACCCGATCGGCCTGGCCGGCGCCGTGGTCTTCGCCTCGGGCGGGGGCACCGCCAACCTGACCGGGCTGACCGTGGGCGTCCTCACCGCGCCTCTGCTCGCAGCCGCGTACGCGGCCAGCCTGCTCCAGTTCTTCCAGACCGACCGGGGGCGGCGGGTGGCGGCCGTACTCGCGCCGGCAGGCCGGATGTCCCTGTCGAACTACCTGGGTCAGTCGCTGCTCTGCGTGCTGGTCTTCACGGGCGTCGGTCTGGGCCTCGCCGGCGCCGTCGCCCCTCCGGTGGTCGTACTCGTCGCGGTCGCGATCTACGGTGTGCAGCTCGCCGTCAGCGGGGCGTGGATGGCCAGGTTCCGGTACGGGCCGATGGAGTGGTTGTTGCGGGCCTGGACGGAGCAGCGGTGGCCACGGCTGCGGGCCGCCGACCCGGTGTGA
- a CDS encoding SdpI family protein produces the protein MDRTADIAISAGLLILSGVLHFVMAQTRNGRLDRNAAVGIRTKATMSTEVAWHAGHRAAAPWLLGAAIAGYGSGILAVVISLGIGTAENRTPAPIIIALSGYVVVLVVMLIAVSEANRSARRTIGSASSNK, from the coding sequence ATGGATCGGACTGCGGATATCGCGATCAGCGCCGGCCTGCTGATCCTGTCAGGTGTGCTGCATTTCGTGATGGCGCAGACACGTAACGGCCGGCTCGATCGAAATGCGGCTGTGGGTATACGCACGAAGGCGACCATGTCGACGGAGGTCGCATGGCACGCCGGGCACCGAGCCGCCGCTCCCTGGTTGCTCGGCGCGGCGATCGCAGGATACGGATCAGGCATCCTCGCCGTCGTGATCTCGCTGGGGATCGGGACGGCGGAGAATCGCACCCCAGCCCCAATCATCATCGCGCTCAGCGGTTACGTCGTGGTTCTCGTCGTAATGCTCATCGCGGTTTCCGAGGCAAACCGCTCCGCGCGACGAACCATCGGATCGGCATCCAGCAACAAGTAG